One window from the genome of Haladaptatus paucihalophilus DX253 encodes:
- a CDS encoding prephenate dehydrogenase/arogenate dehydrogenase family protein produces the protein MNVLVVGAGAMGRWFAEAIPGDIAFADAEQGVAAEAARAVGGRAVALDADESFDVVCLAVPIPAISAAIAEHAPKADRAMLDVSGVMAEPVEAMAEHAPNVERVSLHPLFGANTAPGNVAVVADESGPVTSELFDAIEARGNTLVETTAAEHDDAMTTVQAGTHAAVLAFALAANPVPEGLRTPVYEELADLADHVTDGEPRVYADIQATFDGATDVAEAAKRLADADPAEFERLYREAAESEVDE, from the coding sequence ATGAACGTACTCGTCGTCGGGGCGGGCGCGATGGGTCGCTGGTTCGCCGAGGCGATACCGGGCGACATCGCGTTTGCCGACGCGGAACAGGGGGTTGCGGCGGAGGCCGCCCGAGCGGTCGGTGGACGAGCGGTCGCGCTGGACGCCGACGAATCATTCGATGTGGTCTGTCTCGCCGTGCCGATTCCGGCCATTTCGGCGGCCATCGCTGAACACGCGCCGAAGGCCGACCGGGCGATGCTCGACGTGAGCGGCGTGATGGCCGAACCGGTCGAAGCGATGGCCGAACACGCGCCGAACGTCGAACGGGTGAGCCTGCATCCGTTGTTCGGGGCGAACACCGCGCCGGGGAACGTGGCCGTCGTCGCGGACGAATCGGGACCGGTCACGAGCGAACTGTTCGACGCGATCGAAGCCCGCGGGAACACGCTGGTCGAGACGACGGCGGCGGAGCACGACGACGCGATGACGACGGTGCAGGCCGGGACGCACGCGGCGGTGCTCGCCTTCGCGCTGGCGGCGAACCCGGTCCCCGAGGGCCTTCGAACTCCCGTCTACGAGGAGTTGGCCGACCTCGCGGACCACGTAACCGACGGGGAACCGCGCGTCTACGCCGACATTCAGGCCACCTTCGACGGCGCGACGGACGTGGCGGAGGCGGCGAAGCGACTGGCCGACGCCGACCCGGCAGAGTTCGAGCGGTTGTACCGCGAGGCGGCGGAGAGCGAGGTGGACGAATGA